The following are encoded together in the Salvia hispanica cultivar TCC Black 2014 chromosome 6, UniMelb_Shisp_WGS_1.0, whole genome shotgun sequence genome:
- the LOC125195602 gene encoding protein NDR1-like, which translates to MSDGGTAGCCCCCCIWTCLIVLVLPITLISLSLKTHNPRISVEDLYIPAINTAVPSNATRLNTFVFIDLRLENRMPLNGLRYQAVNLTLSYGGAAVAEGAVAGFYQGMMKTARKTAVLQTRGMPWDEAFDRIARGLTVDVAVEVAMAVKLRRCGAYMKRKVVVAAGVVSVDGSGEEVDEKVVRLK; encoded by the coding sequence ATGAGTGACGGCGGCACCGCaggctgctgctgctgctgctgcatctGGACATGCCTCATCGTCCTAGTCCTCCCCATCACCCTAATCTCCCTCAGCCTGAAAACCCACAACCCGAGAATCTCCGTCGAGGACCTCTACATCCCGGCGATCAACACGGCGGTGCCCTCCAACGCCACGCGCCTCAACACCTTCGTCTTCATCGACCTCCGCCTCGAGAACCGGATGCCCCTCAACGGCCTCCGCTACCAGGCGGTCAACCTCACCCTCTCCTACGGCGGCGCCGCGGTGGCGGAGGGCGCCGTGGCCGGGTTCTACCAGGGGATGATGAAGACGGCGAGGAAGACCGCGGTGCTGCAGACGCGGGGGATGCCGTGGGATGAGGCGTTCGACAGGATAGCGAGGGGGCTGACGGTGGACGTCGCGGTGGAGGTGGCGATGGCGGTGAAGCTGCGGCGGTGCGGGGCGTATATGAAGAGGAAGGTGGTGGTGGCAGCCGGGGTTGTGAGCGTGGATGGGTCGGGGGAGGAGGTGGATGAGAAGGTTGTTAGATTGAAATAA
- the LOC125195605 gene encoding uncharacterized protein LOC125195605 — MAAKATCVCCTLFISLFFVSPFVILITLALLNANPKFYIQELYIPSLNTSNSLTHNLSNPNTSIIIDLKFKREVASDPLHYENINITLSYGPNRTSVGSSVVAGFSQGKKKKTARRRAVVDARGLPWEEAFERVSGGSGVEVGVEVATGYVLRRCDEHNCYYTKTKAVVVAADLVVDGSGVEVSKKPTRLKNVLV, encoded by the coding sequence ATGGCTGCCAAAGCTACATGCGTATGCTGCACATTGTTCATCTCTCTATTCTTTGTCTCTCCATTTGTCATTCTAATCACCCTAGCTCTTTTAAATGCGAACCCAAAATTCTACATTCAAGAACTCTACATCCCATCCCTCAACACTTCAAATTCTCTCACACACAATCTTTCAAACCCCAACACTTCCATAATCATCGACCTCAAATTCAAGAGAGAGGTCGCCTCCGACCCACTCCACTACGAAAACATCAACATCACCCTCTCCTACGGCCCCAACCGGACATCCGTGGGCAGCAGTGTCGTCGCTGGATTCTCCCAgggcaagaagaagaagacggcCCGCCGCAGGGCGGTGGTGGACGCTCGCGGGCTGCCGTGGGAGGAGGCCTTTGAGAGGGTTTCGGGCGGGTCGGGAGTGGAGGTGGGGGTGGAGGTGGCTACTGGATATGTACTGCGGCGGTGCGATGAACACAATTGCTATTATACGAAGACGAaggcggtggtggtggcggcggATTTGGTGGTGGATGGCTCCGGTGTGGAGGTTTCTAAGAAGCCTACAAGACTTAAGAATGTATTGGTTtga
- the LOC125195601 gene encoding F-box/LRR-repeat protein At3g58900-like encodes MDVHNGSSQKAKASKCRRDFFSELPNPILEHILSFLPLKDAIKTALLRRFGDQWHGIRVLDFNSCYYHYNDGPDHNTDHFNEIFTNVIRRVLDLHDNSTLDRVSLGFCFRLTYTREEPQEPDLADFVEWEARASAEIEKLIRYAMSRKVKVLDLDLNGDEPVERWELYKLPDVLRSDDLTYVKLAAFDMTSCNVIDLKSLKTLVLSNVSLSYGVMEAILLHCPVLQDLSLARCHCFEVVKCKNP; translated from the coding sequence ATGGACGTACACAATGGTAGTTCACAGAAGGCGAAGGCTTCCAAGTGTCGCAGGGACTTCTTTAGTGAATTACCAAACCCAATCCTCGAACATATCCTGTCCTTTCTTCCTTTGAAAGATGCTATTAAAACGGCCCTTCTTCGAAGATTTGGTGACCAGTGGCATGGGATCCGAGTTCTTGACTTCAATAGTTGTTACTACCATTACAATGATGGGCCTGACCACAACACGGATCACTTTAATGAGATATTTACAAATGTAATCCGCCGTGTTTTAGACCTCCATGACAACTCTACACTCGATAGAGTAAGTCTCGGGTTCTGCTTTCGTCTCACTTATACGAGAGAAGAGCCACAAGAGCCTGATCTAGCTGATTTTGTGGAATGGGAGGCGCGTGCATCAGCTGAAATCGAGAAGCTGATTCGCTATGCTATGAGTAGGAAAGTGAAAGTTTTGGATCTTGATTTAAACGGGGACGAGCCTGTGGAGCGATGGGAGCTTTACAAGCTCCCTGATGTCTTGAGAAGTGATGACTTAACGTATGTTAAGCTGGCTGCTTTCGACATGACATCTTGTAATGTTATAGATTTGAAGTCACTAAAAACCTTAGTGCTGAGTAATGTTTCACTAAGCTATGGTGTAATGGAAGCCATTCTCCTTCATTGCCCCGTCCTTCAAGATCTCTCCCTTGCTCGTTGTCATTGCTTTGAAGTGGTTAAATGCAAAAACCCGTAA
- the LOC125192527 gene encoding methyltransferase N6AMT1, giving the protein MRQNIARIQLVSSHPEVYDPCDDSFALVDALLADRASLIDHRPSICMEIGCGSGYVITSLALLLEKECSGSYYIATDINPHATAVTRETLAAHGCSAEVVHTDIASGLEKRLARSVDVMLVNPPYVPTPDAEVGCRGIASSWAGGEDGRRVIDRILPVADELLSDKGWLYMVTLTANNPVELCVQMRKKGYASRIVLQRSTEEESLNIIKFWRDVDTLLEANECTEVEKTENGVGLGLPHFSPFSYWNYGKRTSN; this is encoded by the coding sequence ATGCGCCAAAACATAGCTCGAATTCAGCTCGTGAGTTCACACCCTGAGGTTTACGATCCATGTGATGATTCGTTTGCACTGGTAGATGCATTGCTAGCCGATAGAGCTAGCTTAATCGACCATCGCCCGTCGATTTGTATGGAAATCGGCTGCGGTAGTGGCTATGTCATCACTTCACTCGCTCTGCTGCTCGAGAAAGAGTGCTCTGGCTCGTACTACATTGCAACGGACATAAACCCCCACGCCACCGCAGTGACGCGCGAAACACTAGCCGCGCACGGGTGCTCTGCGGAGGTCGTGCACACGGATATTGCATCGGGGCTGGAGAAGCGCTTGGCCAGAAGTGTGGACGTGATGCTGGTGAATCCACCTTACGTGCCGACTCCGGATGCGGAGGTTGGCTGCCGCGGAATCGCCTCTTCCTGGGCCGGGGGAGAGGATGGGAGGCGTGTTATCGATAGGATACTGCCGGTCGCGGACGAGCTTTTGTCGGATAAGGGCTGGCTGTACATGGTTACACTCACTGCGAATAATCCCGTGGAATTGTGTGTGCAGATGAGGAAGAAAGGGTATGCTTCTCGGATTGTTCTGCAGAGATCGACAGAAGAAGAGAGCCTCAACATCATCAAGTTCTGGCGGGATGTGGATACCTTGCTGGAGGCGAATGAGTGTACGGAAGTTGAGAAAACAGAGAATGGGGTCGGGTTGGGATTGCCTCATTTTTCTCCGTTTTCGTATTGGAATTATGGGAAGCGCACTTCGAACTAG
- the LOC125195603 gene encoding uncharacterized protein LOC125195603 → MCAKHIWICIILSFPLVFSLIVILTTLAYVGVKPRFYIQELYIPSLNTSNSHTHNFSNPNTSIIIDLKFKREIAYVEIRYEKINVTLFYGPNRSSGAIGSTVVAGFFQGRKKKARRRAVVDARGLPWEEAFERVSGGSTVEVAVEVSTGYRLRRCNEDDCYYTGIKAVVVAADLVVDGSGVEVSKKATRLKKVMV, encoded by the coding sequence ATGTGCGCCAAACATATATGGATTTGCATCATATTATCCTTTCCACTCGTCTTCTCTCTAATTGTGATACTAACCACCCTAGCCTATGTAGGTGTGAAGCCAAGATTCTACATTCAAGAACTCTACATTCCATCCCTCAACACTTCAAAttctcacacacacaatttTTCAAACCCCAACACTTCAATAATCATCGACCTCAAATTCAAGAGAGAGATCGCCTACGTTGAAATCCGCTATGAAAAAATCAACGTCACTCTCTTCTACGGCCCCAACCGGAGCTCCGGAGCCATAGGCAGCACCGTCGTCGCCGGTTTCTTccaaggaaggaagaagaaggccCGCCGCAGGGCAGTGGTGGATGCTCGAGGACTGCCGTGGGAGGAGGCCTTTGAGAGGGTTTCGGGCGGGTCGACAGTGGAGGTGGCAGTGGAGGTGTCTACAGGATATAGGCTGCGGCGGTGCAATGAGGACGATTGCTATTATACGGGTATAAaggcggtggtggtggcggcggATTTGGTGGTGGATGGCTCCGGTGTGGAGGTTTCTAAGAAGGCTACAAGACTCAAGAAAGTAATGGTTtga
- the LOC125191880 gene encoding uncharacterized protein LOC125191880, with product MCAKTICICVALFIPIIWSLIVILITLSYVGVKPRFYIQELYIPSLNTSNSPTLNFSNPNTSIIIDLKFKREIAYVEIRYENINLTLFYGPNRTSLGSAVVAGFKQGRRKVARRRAVVEARGLPWEEAFERVSGGSGVEVAVEMATGYRLRRCNEDDCYYTKAKAVVVAADLVVDGSGLEVSKKPTRLKKVRV from the coding sequence ATGTGCGCCAAAACTATATGCATTTGTGTCGCATTATTCATTCCAATCATATGGTCTCTAATTGTGATACTAATCACCCTATCTTATGTAGGTGTGAAGCCAAGATTCTACATTCAAGAACTCTACATCCCATCCCTCAACACCTCAAATTCTCCCACACTAAATTTTTCCAACCCCAACACTTCCATAATCATCGACCTCAAATTCAAGAGAGAGATCGCCTACGTTGAAATCCGCTATGAAAACATCAACCTCACTCTCTTCTACGGCCCCAACCGGACCTCCTTAGGCAGCGCTGTCGTTGCCGGATTCAAGCAGGGCAGGAGGAAGGTGGCACGACGCAGGGCGGTGGTGGAAGCTCGAGGGCTTCCGTGGGAGGAGGCCTTTGAGAGGGTTTCGGGCGGGTCGGGAGTGGAGGTGGCGGTGGAGATGGCTACCGGATATAGGTTGCGGCGGTGCAATGAGGATGATTGCTATTATACGAAGGCGAAGGCGGTGGTGGTCGCGGCGGATTTGGTGGTGGATGGCTCCGGTTTGGAGGTTTCTAAGAAGCCTACAAGGCTTAAGAAAGTGAGGGTTTGA
- the LOC125195606 gene encoding uncharacterized protein LOC125195606: MTLNLVGLKPRLYIEELYIPALNKSTRYNTTSLNTSIFMDLKFNRVLAMVALSYQDVNITIFYNSTGYFATIPKFDQGGKRTVRRKVVVEARTLPWEDVFEKVSGGSMVVFTVVVATRYRLERCDYEGDCSYTRPKTLIVEGDVWVDGFGEKVSSKPIRLH; this comes from the coding sequence ATGACCCTCAATCTCGTCGGCCTCAAACCAAGACTCTACATAGAAGAGTTGTACATTCCAGCCCTCAATAAATCCACAAGGTACAACACCACAAGCCTCAACAcctctatttttatggaccTAAAGTTCAATAGAGTGTTGGCCATGGTTGCCCTAAGCTACCAAGATGTCaacattactattttttacaaCTCGACCGGCTACTTCGCCACGATCCCGAAATTCGACCAAGGCGGGAAGAGGACGGTCCGTCGGAAAGTAGTGGTGGAGGCTCGTACGCTGCCTTGGGAGGATGTGTTCGAAAAGGTTTCCGGTGGCTCCATGGTGGTCTTCACGGTGGTGGTAGCCACGAGGTATAGGCTCGAGCGGTGCGATTACGAGGGTGATTGCAGCTACACAAGGCCAAAGACCCTAATTGTTGAAGGTGATGTGTGGGTGGATGGATTTGGTGAGAAAGTTTCTAGTAAACCTATAAGACTCCATTGA